DNA from Rhodoflexus caldus:
GCATGGGGCATTTCAGGACTGACGGCACAGTTGCTCAAAAGAACCTTGTTTGCCGATATGCCGCGGCCGGCTGCTTACTTTGGCGATTTAGTACCGCTGCACTATGTGGAAGGAGTAACCATCCATACGACCAACAGTTTTCCGTCCGGTCATTCTACCACGGCTTTTGCCCTTTTCCTCAGTTTGAGCATAATGATGCAGGGGCGAAGCCATTGGCTTTCCTTCGTATGTTTTTTGCTGGCACTGATTGCGGCGTTTTCAAGGGTGTATCTTGCCCAGCATTTTGGCATTGATGCGTATGCGGGTGCTTGTATCGGCACGCTGACGGCTATTTATGTAGGGTATCAAATGGAGCAGCCGAAACGCTGGTTCAACCGCCCCTTTTGGCAGAGAAAGTTATGAGGCATTGGCCGTTGGCATAAACAAAGGCTTGCGGCTTACCTGATTGAGCGGTGCAGGCAGCAATTTGATGCTGTCCTGCTTTTTATCTATCAATTTGTTGAATAAAACAGCGGCTCTGTCATAGCGACGGCGCAGAATCAAATCATCGTCATACAAAGCGCTGACTTCTTCGTACAATTCGGTGCAGGCAGTGCAACTTTCGCTGCCGGGCGTATTGCGCAGTTGTCGCATGAGTTGTATCAGCCTGTCAAAGTTGTTGTCGTAAGTGAGAGTTTTGTTGATGTCTGCAAGTGTTTCCCACGTTAAAGGATTGTCGGTCAGCCACTTGTGCAGTATCTTGATGGAGTCGGCCGTGTTTTTATCGTGTTTGGGATATTTTTCCAATCGGGCGGTCAGTTGTAAAATTTTTGCCAGTTTGTTTTCGTCCGATTTGACGGAAAGATACCAGTTGCGCTCCACGCTGTCTTTCAATGCGCCTATCAGTTCTTTCAGAGGGGCTTCGGGAAGCATATCCTCTTCTGTTTCGGGCATATTTGCCCAAGGGTCTGCCTCCTCTTCTGCCAGTTCTGTGGTTGTATTTTCTTGTACGGCTGTGTTTTTATTGTCTGTACAGCCAACAACAGCCCAAGAGAGTGCAAGGGCTGCGATAATCAGTCGGTATTTCATATAACAGTTATAGTGATTGGTGGGGTGATGCAAATAAAAATAGCTTCCTGTAAAGAAAGCTATTTTTATGAATTGATACGCAAAATCGGTTTAATAGGTTGCCTTGATGCGGGCTATATCCTGAATGCGTTGCCATGCCATTTCGGTAGCTACCACCTGTGCATTGCGCTGCTGATTTTCGGCTACGTCAAGCACTTGTGCCACGCGGTTGTATATTTCTTCGGTTTTGGCAATTGCCCATGCGCGGTTGTAGCTGCCTGCAATTTCAGTAGCAATATTGATAACACCGCCGCTGTTAATCACAAAATCGGGTACGTAAACGATGCCTTTGTTCATACAGGCTGTGCCGTGAATGTGTTCGTCGGCCAGTTGGTTATTGGCACATCCGGCAATTACCTGTGCTTTCAGGCGGCTTAGTGTATCGTCGTTTACGGTAGCCCCCATTGCGCACGGAGAGTAGATGTCGGCAGGTACATCGTAGATTTCATCGGGGGCAACAACGGTTACATTGAAGCGGGATGCCACTTTTTTGATGCGGTCTTCAAAAACGTCGGTAATGAATATTTTGGCATTTTCCTTTGCCAAGTATTCTACCAAGAACTCTCCGACAGAGCCTACGCCTTGTACGGCGATGGCTTTTCCTTCCAAACTGTCTGTTCCGAAGGCTTTTTTGGCTGCCGCTTTCATACCCACATAGGTGCCGAGGGCTGTCATGCCGGAAGGGCTGCCGCTGCCGCCGCGGTATTCGGGCATACCTCCCACAAAACGTGTGTGCAAGGCAATATCCTCCATGTCGCGGTCGGTAATGCCCATGTCTTCGGCGGTGATGTATTTGCCGTTCAGGTTATTAACAAATTTGCCGTAGAGGCGCAGCAGGGCTTCTGATTTGATTTTGCGGGAGTCGCCAATAATTACGGCTTTGCCTCCGCCCAGATGCAAACCTGCCATTGCATTTTTAAAAGTCATGCCGCGTGAGAGGCGCAGGGCATCTTCCAAAGCTTCGCTTTCGGAACTGTAAGCCCACATGCGCGTGCCGCCCATAGCAGGCCCCAACACGGTATTGTGAATAGCTATGATTGCTTTCAAGCCCGTGTGCTGGTCATGGCAAAAAACGACCTGCTCGTGTCCTAATGCATCTACCTGCGCAAAAACGTTGCTTTCTGTGGCAACGAGTGGCTGTGTTTCTGTGGTCATGTGTTGTGGTGCAAAAATGTTTGCCGCAAAATTATCCCTTTTTATAGAAAGGCAATTTGACAATTTGGGCAGGGATTTTTTTATCGCGCACGGCTACAAAAACAGTTGTTCCTGCTTTGCTGTAAGGGGTTTGCACGTACCCCAGCCCGATACCTACGCCAAGGCTTGGCGACTGAGTTCCGGAGGTAACTTCGCCAATGGTTTCGCCGGCGTCGTTGTGGAGTGTGTAGTGCGCGCGCGGAATACCGCGTTCCAGCATCTGGAAGCCTACCAACTTACGGGCTGTACCTTCGTTTTTTTGTTTTTCGAGCAGTGCCTTGTCAATAAAATCCTTATTGAATTTGGTAATCCAGCCCAGACCTGCCTCAATTGGCGAGGTGGTGTCGTCTATATCGTTGCCGTAGAGGCAGAAGCCCATTTCTAAGCGCAGTGTATCGCGTGCAGCCAGCCCGACGGGTTTGATGTCATACGGTTTACCTGCTTCGAAGATATGCTGCCAAACGTGCAGCGCATGGCTGTTAGGTACGTAAATTTCAAAGCCGCCGGCACCGGTATAGCCTGTGGCAGATATGATGATATTATCTACACCTGCAAATTTGGCGCGTTTAAATGTATAATATTCCATGTTGTGTAAGTCCACGCTTGTCAGGCTTTGGAGCGCTGCAGCGGCCTGCGGCCCTTGTACGGCAAACAGGGAAATATCATCGGAAATATTTTCCATAGATACGCCCCACTTGTTGTGGCTGCTAATCCACGCCCAGTCTTTGTCTATGTTCGAGGCATTGACAACCAGCATGTAACTTTCGGCATTGATGCGGTACACTAACAGGTCATCTACGATGCCGCCTTTGCCGTTGGGCAGGCAACTGTACTGAACTTTGCCGTCATACAATGCAGCGGCATCATTGGTGGTTACATACTGAATCAGGTCTAAGGCATGATGCCCCGTGAGCATAAATTCACCCATGTGCGATACATCGAATACCCCTACGCCCTTGCGTACGGTTTGATGTTCTTCTATATCGGAAGTATAGCGCAGAGGCATTTCATAACCTGCAAAAGGAACTATCTTGGCACCTAATTTCTGATGCGTATCGAAAAGGGCTGTTCTTTTTAATGACATAATACGGCGGTAATAGCTGAAAAACAAAATCGCGTTTACGAGCCGTAAAGCTAATAAACGCGACTGAATTAAACCCGTTAATTTTACCCGTAATCAGGCTGTTAGTTAGAAGTGTTTGTTTAGTTTAGTTTAGTTTAGTTTAATCTATTGAAGTGTAGTTAGTTTATCAAAGCGAGTGGAACCCGAATTGTTTGCTTGTTTGCTTGATACAAAAGTATATTAAGCATTAAGTATTTGAAATCCATGTTTCCATTCATTTTTGTAGGGGATAACCCCTAAATAAATTTGGG
Protein-coding regions in this window:
- a CDS encoding Glu/Leu/Phe/Val dehydrogenase dimerization domain-containing protein codes for the protein MTTETQPLVATESNVFAQVDALGHEQVVFCHDQHTGLKAIIAIHNTVLGPAMGGTRMWAYSSESEALEDALRLSRGMTFKNAMAGLHLGGGKAVIIGDSRKIKSEALLRLYGKFVNNLNGKYITAEDMGITDRDMEDIALHTRFVGGMPEYRGGSGSPSGMTALGTYVGMKAAAKKAFGTDSLEGKAIAVQGVGSVGEFLVEYLAKENAKIFITDVFEDRIKKVASRFNVTVVAPDEIYDVPADIYSPCAMGATVNDDTLSRLKAQVIAGCANNQLADEHIHGTACMNKGIVYVPDFVINSGGVINIATEIAGSYNRAWAIAKTEEIYNRVAQVLDVAENQQRNAQVVATEMAWQRIQDIARIKATY
- the gcvT gene encoding glycine cleavage system aminomethyltransferase GcvT, translated to MSLKRTALFDTHQKLGAKIVPFAGYEMPLRYTSDIEEHQTVRKGVGVFDVSHMGEFMLTGHHALDLIQYVTTNDAAALYDGKVQYSCLPNGKGGIVDDLLVYRINAESYMLVVNASNIDKDWAWISSHNKWGVSMENISDDISLFAVQGPQAAAALQSLTSVDLHNMEYYTFKRAKFAGVDNIIISATGYTGAGGFEIYVPNSHALHVWQHIFEAGKPYDIKPVGLAARDTLRLEMGFCLYGNDIDDTTSPIEAGLGWITKFNKDFIDKALLEKQKNEGTARKLVGFQMLERGIPRAHYTLHNDAGETIGEVTSGTQSPSLGVGIGLGYVQTPYSKAGTTVFVAVRDKKIPAQIVKLPFYKKG
- a CDS encoding phosphatase PAP2 family protein, with product MESLNELLRRNSGFLLPFMLVLLVAGIVLIYLPKGDEVIYVNRLHSPAADFFFQYATHLGDGMFAVAVAVAMLWVRFRHSVQILLAWGISGLTAQLLKRTLFADMPRPAAYFGDLVPLHYVEGVTIHTTNSFPSGHSTTAFALFLSLSIMMQGRSHWLSFVCFLLALIAAFSRVYLAQHFGIDAYAGACIGTLTAIYVGYQMEQPKRWFNRPFWQRKL